In Carya illinoinensis cultivar Pawnee chromosome 10, C.illinoinensisPawnee_v1, whole genome shotgun sequence, one DNA window encodes the following:
- the LOC122278873 gene encoding uncharacterized protein LOC122278873, whose amino-acid sequence MKLSSKSISSPGRTEKFPPQLMRFWGTNVGSRSRGRSRSSPMFFRRKNGAAIETQEPSSPKVTCMGQVRVKRSSRQAATAGTGRPRVTGTRRRCKWPRNALFCHHLARKIKSPSSRPTWRKWVLFFQVRFLRKTEIRGDSSGFEPKLGNDSEFSEREDEDKEGDERVVAEVFMSNFPSPPKNALLLTRCRSAPYRSSSLASKFWGSPQTTEETEVTEQRAEQENTVEQSETDKPTSEGESTSDKESRIGPQTVEKLKFFKEFECAIRERFIKSINIEDVKAGEEADSIRPVILTRCKSEPTRTAEKTDTEMNFRRKRRLGFAESR is encoded by the coding sequence ATGAAGCTATCCTCAAAATCCATATCGAGTCCGGGTCGGACCGAGAAGTTCCCGCCCCAATTAATGAGGTTTTGGGGGACCAACGTCGGGAGCAGAAGCAGAGGCAGGTCACGTTCAAGCCCGATGTTTTTTCGAAGAAAGAACGGCGCCGCCATTGAAACCCAGGAGCCATCTTCACCGAAAGTCACGTGCATGGGCCAAGTCCGGGTCAAGCGCTCCTCCAGACAAGCAGCCACCGCCGGAACAGGTCGGCCGCGTGTGACTGGAACCAGACGCCGGTGCAAATGGCCCCGAAATGCCCTTTTTTGTCACCATCTCGCCCGAAAGATCAAGTCCCCGTCGAGCCGACCGACTTGGCGCAAGTGGGTCTTGTTCTTCCAAGTGCGTTTTCTCCGAAAAACCGAAATTCGAGGAGACTCATCGGGTTTTGAACCGAAACTCGGGAATGACAGTGAGTTTTCAGAGCGAGAGGATGAAGACAAGGAAGGAGATGAGAGAGTAGTAGCTGAGGTCTTTATGTCTAATTTTCCTTCCCCACCAAAGAACGCTTTGTTATTGACTAGGTGTAGATCCGCGCCTTACAGATCGTCATCTTTAGCCTCTAAATTCTGGGGTTCACCACAGACGACGGAAGAAACAGAAGTCACAGAACAGAGAGCAGAGCAAGAAAACACAGTGGAACAATCGGAGACTGATAAACCCACATCGGAAGGAGAGTCAACTTCAGACAAAGAATCGAGAATAGGTCCTCAAACGGTGGAAAAGttgaaatttttcaaagaattcgaATGTGCAATAAGAGAAAGATTCATAAAATCCATAAATATTGAAGATGTGAAAGCAGGGGAAGAAGCAGACTCCATTCGGCCTGTTATACTCACAAGGTGTAAATCAGAACCGACGAGAACAGCAGAGAAAACCGATACAGAGATGAATTTCCGGAGGAAGAGAAGGTTGGGTTTCGCTGAATCACGTTGA
- the LOC122278650 gene encoding zinc finger BED domain-containing protein RICESLEEPER 2-like, with protein sequence MRRHRDTCLARVVSNKKQKILNIESEENDDAVTIGNFTYDHKKIEKRKLKTLLSVVDKVNITTDMRTSGQKVSYIVVTCHFVDPDWLLKKRVLNFCNVPPPHSGFIIANTLQKCFVDWGIENKVFTVTVDNAKANDVAIRILKDDFQLRKLLTIGGRLFHVRCCAHVTNLLVQDGLGQIGNIINCVREGIKYLVASEGSTYLMLVTAMEFKEVFPRFQDRDQNFQWVPTLEDWMKVKNICDILEVFNEVTNIVFGSVYPTSNLFFPEVWRMKEVLTTKSVDRNEYIQAMAKKMNEKFEKYWGECNLLMAIAAVLDPRYKMVLIKFCFPLIYPKFEASQNIDLVFKVLHELYDEYVQVHNSRAMGQTMQKNINVSSSSSSTNIFARTMPSERSMFQSFVRSVDTFQPIKSDLDVYLEEGVYICEEGTDAKFDALEWWKVNNLKYKILSKMARDILAIPISTVASESTFSAGGRVIDPYRASLSIETV encoded by the exons ATGCGTAGACACAGAGATACATGTCTTGCACGTGTTGTATCTAACAAGAAGCAAAAGATTCTGAATATTGAATCTGAGGAGAATGATGATGCCGTCACTATTGGAAACTTTACATACGATCATAAAAAG attgaaaagagaaaattgaaaaCATTATTAAGTGTTGTTGATAAGGTTAATATCACTACTGATATGCGGACTTCTGGCCAAAAGGTTTCATATATAGTGGTGACTTGTCACTTTGTGGATCCAGATTGGCTTCTTAAAAAACGGGTCTTGAACTTTTGTAATGTACCACCTCCGCATAGTGGTTTTATTATTGCTAATACTTTGCAAAAGTGTTTTGTTGATTGGGGTATTGAAAATAAAGTATTTACGGTGACAGTCGACAATGCCAAAGCTAATGATGTTGCCATTAGAATTCTCAAAGATGATTTTCAATTGAGAAAGCTCTTAACTATTGGGGGTAGATTATTTCATGTGCGATGTTGTGCCCATGTAACAAATTTGTTGGTGCAAGATGGACTTGGCCAAAttggaaatattattaattgtgtTAGAGAAGGAATCAAGTATTTGGTAGCATCTGAGGGAAG TACTTACTTGATGTTGGTGACTGCTATGGAATTCAAGGAAGTGTTCCCTAGATTTCAAGATAgggatcaaaattttcaatgggTGCCTACACTTGAAGATtggatgaaagttaaaaatatttgtgatattcTGGAAGTTTTTAATGAAGTGACCAACATTGTATTTGGAAGCGTCTATCCAACttctaatttgttttttccTGAGGTATGGAGGATGAAAGAAGTATTGACTACGAAGAGTGTTGATAGAAATGAATATATTCAAGCAATGGCAAaaaagatgaatgagaaatttgagaaatattgGGGTGAATGCAATTTGTTAATGGCAATAGCTGCGGTATTGGATCCAAGATACAAAATGGTGTTGATAAAGTTctgttttcctttaatttatccCAAATTTGAAGCTTCTCAGAATATTGATcttgtttttaaagttttgCATGAGTTATATGATGAGTATGTCCAAGTTCATAATTCAAGAGCTATGGGGCAAACTATgcagaaaaatattaatgtaagtTCTTCAAGCAGCTctaccaatatttttgcacGAACTATGCCAAGTGAGCGGTCAATGTTCCAATCTTTCGTTAGAAGTGTTGACACTTTTCAGCCTATTAAGTCAGACTTGGATGTATATTTGGAAGAAGGTGTTTACATATGTGAGGAAGGTACTGATGCAAAGTTTGATGCTTTAGAATGGTGGAAAGTCAataatctcaaatataaaatcttGTCTAAGATGGCACGTGACATATTAGCAATTCCTATAAGTACAGTTGCTTCAGAGTCCACATTTAGTGCTGGTGGTAGAGTTATCGATCCATATCGAGCATCTTTGTCAATTGAAACGGTTTAA